Sequence from the Aerococcus tenax genome:
TTCTAGTTAATCAGACTTTTTATGATTAGGAAGAGAATGGTATACTTAATAAACCGAGATGTCAGGAAAGGAGCGGTAGAGATGGCTGAGAGAATATTTGTGGTTGAGGATGATCCGGTAATTGCGACCGGCCTGGAGCGGGAACTGACCAAGTGGCATTACCAGGTCAAAAGGGCGGAAGACTTTGAAATTATCGACCAGGAATGTCGGCGTTTTGACCCTCATCTAGTCCTTTTAGATTTGAACTTGCCGTCTTATGATGGTTATTATTGGTGCCAGATGATCCGTAAAGACAGTGCGGTTCCCATCCTTTTCCTATCGGCCCGCGATACCAGTATGGACCAAGTCATGGCTATGCAGGTAGGGGGCGACGATTATGTCACCAAACCCATCGACCTGCCCCTATTGCTGGCCAAGGTCCAAGCCCTCTTACGCCGGGCCTATCGCTACAGTTCAGCCAGTGAGCTCTTGTCTTTTTCTGGGGTCCAACTTGATTCCACCAAGGCTAGGCTGCTGTACCATGGTCAGGCTAGCGATTTAACCGCTACTGAACTTCTCATCCTTAAGCAACTCTTTCAGGCTCAAGGGGACTATGTCAGCCGGGAAAGCCTGATGGAGGAGTGCTGGTTGGGGGAGAGTTATATTGATGACAATACCTTAGCGGTCAACATTTCTCGTTTGCGTAAGAAATTAGCTCAGCTGGGGCTGGCAGACTTTATCAAGACCAAGAAGCGGGTAGGCTATGCCTTAAATGAGGAGGTT
This genomic interval carries:
- a CDS encoding response regulator transcription factor, coding for MAERIFVVEDDPVIATGLERELTKWHYQVKRAEDFEIIDQECRRFDPHLVLLDLNLPSYDGYYWCQMIRKDSAVPILFLSARDTSMDQVMAMQVGGDDYVTKPIDLPLLLAKVQALLRRAYRYSSASELLSFSGVQLDSTKARLLYHGQASDLTATELLILKQLFQAQGDYVSRESLMEECWLGESYIDDNTLAVNISRLRKKLAQLGLADFIKTKKRVGYALNEEVASQ